DNA sequence from the Fimbriimonadaceae bacterium genome:
TCAAAGCCGGCAACGCGGTGCGCATTGAGCTATTCCTTTCACCGGAGCAGATGACCACGATGCTTCGCTCGATTATCTCGAGCCAGCACACGATGATGACACTCCGCGAGGCAGCTAGCTACCTGCGTATCAACTCGTCGACTCTTGAGGAGATGGCGCAAACGGGCGAAGTCCCGGCAATCCATATCGACGGACGTTGGCGCTTCTCGCGCAACGTGGTCGATGAGTGGTTAACCGCGAAGTCGTTCGAGGAGGAGAGACAGTCTGATGTCGCTTAGTATTTTTAAACGCCAAAATGTTGTCGGCCTTGATCTTGGCCACCATACTTTTCAAGCCGTCGAGATGGAACGCTCGGGCGATGTATGGAAGGTTGTCAAGGCGGGTAGCGTTCAAACCCCTCCCGACTCTGTTCGGGATGGTGTGATCATCGATCCAGAGAGCGCCGCCTTTGCGATCAAACAGCTTTTGCGGGATACGCACATCGGAGCTTCCGGTGTGCATATCGCCGTTGCTGGCGGAACCGTTGTCGTTCGTAACGTAAAGATGCCGGCGATGACCGAGCAAACGCTTCGCAAATCGATCCAGTTCGAAGCGAGCCGGTATGTGCCGTCATCGGTCGAGGACAGCTACATCGAGTTCGAGATTCTTGGCAAGGCCGAGGATAACCAGATGGACGTTCTCATCGTTGCTGCTCCGAAGGACATCGTCCAGTCGCGAGTCTTGGCGTGTGAGAAAGCTGGCTTACGGGTCGAAAGCGTTGACGTCGAAGTCTTTGCTGCCTATCGCGCCCTCATTGAGGCGGGTGATATTGAAGCATGGCAAGACAAGACGGTCGCGCTTGTAGACATCGGCGCCTCCACTACGAACGTCAGCGTGATTCAGCGGGGAACGTTCGCAATGACGCGAACCATGCCTCAAGGCGGACAGATCCTCACCGACGCCCTCAAGAGCTACTTCAAGCTGGGCGACGAAGAGGCTGAAGCTGGCAAGGCATCTCTCGACTTTAAGGAGCTTTTGGACGATTCGACGCCTAAAGAGAATCCGCCCCTTCGAGTATTGCAGCCGCACGTCGACGATCTCGTTCGTGAAGTGCGCCGCTCGCTCAACTACTACCAGTCCCAGCAGCAAGAAGCAAATCAATCGAAGCAGATCGACGCGCTAATCATCACCGGTGGTGGGGCAATGCTCAACGGTTTGTCCCAATACATGGGCCACAAACTCGGCTTGGCAACAGAGTCCTTGGGTGTCTTCGTGAACCCACGCTTTGTTCTGCCGGAGCCGACCGAAGACGCTGGACTTGCGTGGAGTGTGGTCATGGGGCTGGCGATGCGTTCGCACGCAAAGTCTGCCAAGGCTAAGGCCGCTTAAGGAGAAGTCACATGCCCTTTATTAATCTTATTGAAGAAGAAAGGCTCGCCCGTAAGCGCGCCGAGCAAAAGACGCGATTTGCGTTTCTTGGATTTTCTGCAAGCCTTGGGCTTTCAGTCTTTGGGGTTGGAGTGCTTCTCTTTATGAACGAGGCGCTCGGCTCCGAGGTGAGCAAACTGCGAAGCGAGTCCCAAAAACAAGCTCCTTTGCTGAGCGAGATTGAGGCGAACTCGAAAGCGCTCTCGAACCTCACTCCCAGGCTGAGCACGCTTGAGGATGCTCAAGAAGCCACCAACCGCTGGAGCGACATTCTCAACCATTTGACCAATCACACACCGATAGGCGTGACGCTTACCGGTCTGCGATGTGTCTCCTCCGATCCTACTAAGCCGATTGAAGCCAACTTCACCGGTATTAGCAATCGGCTGGACATCATCGGAGAGTCGATTTTGCGATTGCAGGGCTGTGAGCGGCTTGAGAATGTGAACTTGAGATTTGCACAAGAGCGGACAACCGGCGAAGTACGAAATATCGAGTTTGAGATCAACTCTCAATTAGCAGGCACTGCAGAGCAGAAGCCGAAGGACGAAAGCAAGAACGAGGGGTCGAACTGATGAAAAAGACACCAAAACCCACCGGCTACATCGTGATGATGATAGCAACGCTAGTGCTTGGCGGAGGCGGCATGTTCTACCTTTGGGGAGAGGTTAGCGGACGAGCCGGCGAAGTTGCACAAATGCGTTCATCGGTCCGATCAGGCGACGACCTCCAGAAAGAAGTCTGGGAGTCGAGCGCAAAGCTGGTCGACAGTGAGGCAAAGCTGAACCACCTCGAAAAGGGTGTACCCGACTTTGCTTACATCCCGACCATGCTCAAGGAGTTGGAGACCACCGGCAAGCTTCAAGGGATCGATGTTTTTGGCGTGAGGCCAATCACGATCGCCGAGCCGCCGAAGAAGTCGGACGGTACAAAGCCACAGCGCAAGGCTTACGACGAGCTTGCGATTGAGGTCAAAGGCCGTGGCTCTTACCGCTCAGTATTGAATTTTGTTGATGCGCTGAAGACGTTTCCAAAGATCGTGGCGGCACGAACTGTCTCGCTTCAGCCGATCCGCACCGGAAAACCCGACGATGTCAAAGGCCAACTCGACGTAACCATCGAGCTGCGCGCTTATGTGTTCGCCGTAAAGGAAGACACGAAGCCGAAGGCCAAGGCCGAGGGTTCCAGCAATTAAGGAGAGCAAAGGATGGCAATCAAAGGTGATGCGGACAAGAAAAAGATGATCGTCCTGGGCGTGCTCGTAGTCGTGATTGGCTGCGTTGGTGCGTTTCAGTTCATCTCTGGATCGTCGGATACCGCTCCGACCGCGAAAAAAGAAAAGAAGGATCCTGCGGCTGCAGGGCCGATCAAGAACGACATTAACGCCGCCAACAACGTCGCCGCCAGCGGGAATGCTGCCACAGGCACAGCGAATGCAGCTATGCCTGAGGGCAATCCCAACGGGCAGACTACAGACGTCACAGCGGCAGTGGCTTCGAATTTCCCAGAGGACAGCCCCTTGAGGACGCTTTACACTTACAAGCTTCCGACGCGGGACCCCTTTGCGGATACCACGAACCCCGCGATCACGGTCCCGACGGCACAGCAGACACCGCCTCCGGCCGATACAAAGCCGCCGAGATCTAATGG
Encoded proteins:
- a CDS encoding helix-turn-helix domain-containing protein, which encodes MNLADAIRQAAARNVDDPMIPAVEPTQQQFVPAETPAVKEPKPKAVVAEDDEPETDLLIEAVAGDMSDAPQAPHAAIKAGNAVRIELFLSPEQMTTMLRSIISSQHTMMTLREAASYLRINSSTLEEMAQTGEVPAIHIDGRWRFSRNVVDEWLTAKSFEEERQSDVA
- the pilM gene encoding type IV pilus assembly protein PilM; this translates as MSLSIFKRQNVVGLDLGHHTFQAVEMERSGDVWKVVKAGSVQTPPDSVRDGVIIDPESAAFAIKQLLRDTHIGASGVHIAVAGGTVVVRNVKMPAMTEQTLRKSIQFEASRYVPSSVEDSYIEFEILGKAEDNQMDVLIVAAPKDIVQSRVLACEKAGLRVESVDVEVFAAYRALIEAGDIEAWQDKTVALVDIGASTTNVSVIQRGTFAMTRTMPQGGQILTDALKSYFKLGDEEAEAGKASLDFKELLDDSTPKENPPLRVLQPHVDDLVREVRRSLNYYQSQQQEANQSKQIDALIITGGGAMLNGLSQYMGHKLGLATESLGVFVNPRFVLPEPTEDAGLAWSVVMGLAMRSHAKSAKAKAA
- the pilO gene encoding type 4a pilus biogenesis protein PilO — encoded protein: MKKTPKPTGYIVMMIATLVLGGGGMFYLWGEVSGRAGEVAQMRSSVRSGDDLQKEVWESSAKLVDSEAKLNHLEKGVPDFAYIPTMLKELETTGKLQGIDVFGVRPITIAEPPKKSDGTKPQRKAYDELAIEVKGRGSYRSVLNFVDALKTFPKIVAARTVSLQPIRTGKPDDVKGQLDVTIELRAYVFAVKEDTKPKAKAEGSSN